Genomic segment of Rhodococcus rhodochrous:
TCGGCGCCATCGCCGCGATCGACGGGTTCGCCGTCGACGCGGTCGAACCGGTCGAACATCGCGCGGAGCTGGTCCGAAAGACCGCTCGCGACCTACCGGTGACCGTGCACGTCGCCGATGGACGCGAGCCCGGACTCGAACCGGGCTACGACCGGATCCTCGTGGACGCGCCCTGCACGGGACTCGGCGCATTGCGTCGGCGTCCCGAGGCGCGGTGGCGCCGGCAACCCGGCGACGTCGCCGAACTCGTGCGCTTGCAGAAGGAACTGCTCGCATCGGCGATCGGACTGCTGCGTCCCGGTGGTGTGGTGCTCTACTCGACGTGCTCACCGCACGTCTCGGAGACGGTCGCCGTGGTGTCCGACGCGGTGCGCCGCCACGGTGTCGAACAGCTCGACACCCGCGAACTCGTCCCCGGCGTGCCGCGGGTCGGGGAGGGGCCGGGAGTCCAGCTCTGGCCGCACCGCCACGGCACCGACGCCATGTTCATGGCCGCGCTGCGTAAACCGGAGCGCTGACCGCGAGGTGCCGCGCTCCGGACCGGTCGGGCGAAAGCAGCACGCGTACGTCGATCGGTCCGAATAGGGTTTCGGGCATGCCCGAGATCGTCACCCTGACCATGAACCCGGCACTCGACGTCACGACCTTCACCGACGCGGTGGTGCCCACCCGCAAACTCCGCTGCGACGAGCCGTTCTACGACGCCGGTGGGGGAGGGGTGAACGTCGCGAAGGTCGCGCGTGTGCTCGGTGCCTCGGCCGCCGCCGTCTACCCCGCGGGTGGTGCGCGGGGTGAGCAGATGAGCGGTCTCCTCGACGACGACGACGTCGAGGAGCACATCGTCCCCATCGCCGGGTCCACCCGCGAGTGCTTCACGGCCATCGACCGCCGCAGCGGTCAGGAATACCGGTTCGTCACACCCGGTCCCGAGTTGACGGACGAGGAGCAGGAACGCTGCCTCACGACGCTCGAGAAGGTCGCCGAAGGGGCGAAGTACGTGGTGGCCAGCGGCAGCTTCCCGCCCGGTGTACCCGGCACCTTCGTCCGACGCATCGCCGCCGCGGCGCACGAAGCCGGCGCACGGTTCGTCCTCGACTCGTCGGGCGATGCGCTGACCAGCATCGATTCAGGGGTCTACCTCGTCAAACCGAGCCTGGACGAGTTGTGCGAGTGGACCGGACGGGAGCTGGTCACCGACGACGAGCAGATCGCGGCCGCGCGGGAACTCGTCACCTCCGGTGTCACGGAGATCGTCGTCGTCTCGCTCGGGGCGGACGGGGCGATCATGGTGACCGCCGACGAGGCCGTGCGGGTGCCGGCCCTGGCGGCCAAGGTGCGCAGCGCCGTCGGCGCCGGCGACAGCATGGTCGCCGGACTCGTCGTCGGACTGCTGCAGGAACGGTCGTTGCGGGACGCGCTCGCTCTCGGGATCGCCTGCGGCACCGCGGCACTGCTCACCGCCGGAAGCCACGTCTGCCGCCGCGAGGACATCGACCGCTTCGACGCCCTCGCACGCGTGGTCTGACGACCCGCCGTTCACACCGCGCGGGACCGTGGATCCCGCAGGGTGCGAACAGCTTCGGTGAGTGTCGAGTGGATGTACCCGAGCACCGGACTCGCAACGTCCGACCAGTCCGCCGACTCGTCCGTCGCTGCGTCGTCCGTCCACGCGGATGTGTCGGCGCCGGGATCGTGCCGCTGGATCCACCAGAGATTGCCGGACGGATCCGAGAACCGGGCGAGGACATCGCCGAAGAAATCCGTCGGCCGTGTGACGATCTCCGCGCCGTGCTGCGTGGCACGTTCGAGGACGGCATCGACGTCGTGCACGTGGACCCGCACGAAGGCGGGTGTGAAGGGCCAGTCCGGTTTCCGGTCGGCGACCACGAGCACGGAATCGCCGACCCGCACCTCGGAGTGGAGGAGGAGCCCGTCGTGGTCGAGGGTGCGCGCCTCGGGCACCTCCTCGGCCTCGAGGACGGCGACGAGGAAGTCGACGAGTTCGGCTGCGCGGTCGGAGATCAGGAAGGTGTCGACGGTGTTCGATCCGTCCGGTCGGGGAGGGAGGAATTCGCGGTGATGGAGAGCGGTCACGATGATCCTTTCGATCGGGTGACTGCCAGCCTTCCGGGCATAACGGCCACCTGATGGCACCAATGCGCCCGAGAGCGGAAATTCCCGGCGGTTCGGCTGTGGACCGCCGGTCCGACGCAGGTCCGACCCGGTGGAGGGCGCCGACTAGACTCGTCGGTTGTGGCCCACCCGATGATCGCTCCGTCCATCCTGTCCGCGGATTTCGCTCGTCTCGCCGACGAGGCGCAGGCCGTCGCCGGTGCCGACTGGCTCCACGTCGACGTGATGGACGCCCATTTCGTTCCGAACCTGACGCTCGGTCTTCCGGTCGTCGAGTCGCTGCTGAAGGCGACCGACATCCCACTCGACTGTCACCTGATGATCGAGAACCCCGGCCGGTGGGCTCCGCCCTACGCCGAAGCCGGTGCCCACAACGTCACCTTCCACGCCGAGGCGACCGACGACCCGGTCGCCGTGGCCCGCGACATCCGCGCGGCCGGCGGCAAGGCCGGACTGTCCGTCAAGCCGGGCACCCCCATCGAGCCCTATCTCGAGATCCTGAAGGAATTCGACACGCTGCTCGTGATGAGCGTCGAGCCGGGCTTCGGTGGTCAGTGCTTCATCCCGGACGTCCTCGACAAGGCCCGCCAGGTGCGTCGCCTCGTCGACTCGGGTGAACTCCGTCTGCTCGTCGAGATCGACGGCGGCATCAACACCGACACCATCGAAGCGGCCGCGGAAGCAGGTGTGGACTGCTTCGTCGCCGGGTCCGCCGTCTACGGCGCCGCCGATCCCGGTGAGGCGGTCCGCAAGCTGCGGGCGCAGGCCGGGGCTGCGTCCCCGCACCTGACGCTCGCGCCGTGACCGCACCCGAAATCGCCGAAGCCCTCCAGTTCGCGCTCGACGCCTCGGAGGCCGTGCGGGGCACGACCAGCCCCAACCCGCCTGTCGGAGCGGTGATCCTCGACGCGGACGGCGCGGTTGCGGGCGTCGGTGCCACCGCACCACCCGGCGGTCCGCACGCGGAGGTCCGGGCACTC
This window contains:
- a CDS encoding 1-phosphofructokinase family hexose kinase, coding for MPEIVTLTMNPALDVTTFTDAVVPTRKLRCDEPFYDAGGGGVNVAKVARVLGASAAAVYPAGGARGEQMSGLLDDDDVEEHIVPIAGSTRECFTAIDRRSGQEYRFVTPGPELTDEEQERCLTTLEKVAEGAKYVVASGSFPPGVPGTFVRRIAAAAHEAGARFVLDSSGDALTSIDSGVYLVKPSLDELCEWTGRELVTDDEQIAAARELVTSGVTEIVVVSLGADGAIMVTADEAVRVPALAAKVRSAVGAGDSMVAGLVVGLLQERSLRDALALGIACGTAALLTAGSHVCRREDIDRFDALARVV
- a CDS encoding VOC family protein yields the protein MTALHHREFLPPRPDGSNTVDTFLISDRAAELVDFLVAVLEAEEVPEARTLDHDGLLLHSEVRVGDSVLVVADRKPDWPFTPAFVRVHVHDVDAVLERATQHGAEIVTRPTDFFGDVLARFSDPSGNLWWIQRHDPGADTSAWTDDAATDESADWSDVASPVLGYIHSTLTEAVRTLRDPRSRAV
- the rpe gene encoding ribulose-phosphate 3-epimerase gives rise to the protein MAHPMIAPSILSADFARLADEAQAVAGADWLHVDVMDAHFVPNLTLGLPVVESLLKATDIPLDCHLMIENPGRWAPPYAEAGAHNVTFHAEATDDPVAVARDIRAAGGKAGLSVKPGTPIEPYLEILKEFDTLLVMSVEPGFGGQCFIPDVLDKARQVRRLVDSGELRLLVEIDGGINTDTIEAAAEAGVDCFVAGSAVYGAADPGEAVRKLRAQAGAASPHLTLAP